In a single window of the Brassica napus cultivar Da-Ae unplaced genomic scaffold, Da-Ae ScsIHWf_22;HRSCAF=44, whole genome shotgun sequence genome:
- the LOC125600586 gene encoding disease resistance protein RPS6-like encodes MIEDITNDVSRKLLSTTSKEFEDLVGIEDHIAEISTLLRLESEEVRMLGIWGSSGIGKTTIARALLNRFSSRFQRSIFIDMAFVSKSKNLYPSANADDYNLKSHLRKEFLSEILGEKDTKKEHVGALEERLKNRKVLIIIDDLDDPMVLDALVGQNHRFGRRSRIIMVTKDKHLLRARKVDCIYEVVLPSKDLSLKMLCRYAFCKDSPPDGLMELASEVALLAGNLPLGLKVLGSHLQGRNKEDCIDMLLRLRSGLDGRIGKTMRVSYDGLNNRKDKAIFRHIACFFNGAHINDIKELLANSDFDINIGLVNLIDKSLIQVRSGNVEMHCLLQEMGKEIVREESNDPGEREFLVDSKEICYVLSNTIGTKKILGISLDTNEIDELNVHEKAFESLHNLVFLNIYTKKRMMEEEERLHLPEGFNNFSPKLRLLCWDRYPISYMPSNFRPENLVKLQMQRSKLEKLWKGVCELKGLKIMDLGGSRNLMEIPNLSKATNLQILRLNNCSSLVELPSTIQYLNNLEELNMQFCENLEILPKGVNLESLDHLDLSGCSRLKSFPAISTNISFLNISQTAIEGIPTNLHFDNLVNLFMYDMMSVQLWKGMQPLTPLMTMLPPTLEILYLSDIPSLLELPSSIQNLYKLEVLHIIECTNLETLPAEINLEFLKILHLTGCSRLKSFPNISTNVLALFLEQTAIEEVPGWIENFDHLTYLHMSECNELKYVSLNIYKLEHLEVVDFSYCGSLTAASWIESPCLLAMETKNIHSKFQVSNETSALLPDNYVPKIQLKLSKCNELDEEAILRQQPWFFKSLMFLGDKVPPFFTHRNTGTTLSVPLLYTSLSQQFFKFKACAVVASTTSTYIPFEIQVHCWFIDRLGNYIYSDNWPLTITTAKFNTHLVIFECYFHRFPLNEDNAPLTQLSYDYVELEFFTEYYEFQIIGCGIRLPEDGPYLKSDRYGARALRGRRAPSRRWNPVGKIYSRLNMNRRRRKQMSVPRTPVRIMLSTFLTSLELSHIPILVETISSFQIPNNLKKLRIIYCMDPETLPEGINLKSLDLYYLTRCSRLQTFPDVSTNISKLYLSHTGIEEVPWWIKYLSHLVSMEMWKCNQLKYISPRIFQLDNIDVVSFSDCEQLAEFEGTKEAKGINNPLTMLIMFTNCFRLNQVDAFAQQSASMHLILPGVKVSPCVTNLSTGSFLTVSRHHSPLSQQSPLDFKACILLSEVTASHHQLCFIDIHVHYRFIDSHGNYFEPAEPSCFSLDQKINHLIMFDCHFPLNQEWDQVEIEFRHNSNRLRLKECCMPLSDDPTPFLVTWKEIDESKFDDDEGYATALSKEEWGGDSDDIGYETADDEEDCGHNTDNEDYDTALSEDEFGDNQRSY; translated from the exons ATGATTGAAGACATCACCAATGATGTTTCCCGTAAACTACTTTCAACTACGTCGAAGGAGTTTGAGGATCTTGTTGGCATTGAAGATCATATCGCAGAGATAAGTACATTGTTACGTTTGGAGTCTGAGGAAGTCAGGATGCTTGGTATATGGGGTTCCTCTGGAATTGGTAAGACTACCATCGCAAGAGCTCTGCTGAACCGATTTTCTTCAAGGTTTCAACGAAGCATCTTTATAGACATGGCTTTCGTATCTAAGAGTAAGAACTTGTATCCTAGTGCAAATGCGGACGACTACAACCTGAAGTCACATTTACGGAAAGAATTTCTATCCGAGATTTTGGGCGAAAAGGACACTAAGAAAGAGCATGTGGGTGCACTGGAAGAGAGGCTAAAAAACCGAAAAGTTCTTATCATTATTGATGATTTGGATGATCCAATGGTGCTAGATGCCTTGGTTGGTCAAAATCATAGGTTTGGACGTAGGAGCAGAATCATCATGGTCACAAAAGATAAGCATCTCTTAAGGGCACGCAAGGTTGATTGTATTTACGAGGTTGTTCTCCCATCTAAAGACCTTTCTCTTAAGATGTTATGTCGATATGCTTTCTGTAAAGATTCTCCACCTGATGGTTTGATGGAACTTGCTTCTGAAGTTGCACTGCTTGCCGGTAATCTTCCTCTGGGTCTTAAAGTTTTAGGTTCCCATTTACAAGGTAGGAATAAAGAGGACTGTATTGATATGTTATTGAGGCTCCGAAGTGGCTTGGATGGACGAATTGGGAAAACAATGAGAGTCAGCTACGATGGGTTAAATAACAGAAAAGATAAAGCAATATTTCGTCATATTGCATGCTTTTTCAACGGTGCACATATCAATGACATCAAAGAGCTCCTAGCAAATAGTGACTTCGATATCAATATCGGGCTAGTCAACCTCATCGATAAGTCCCTGATACAGGTAAGATCGGGTAATGTAGAGATGCACTGTTTGCTACAAGAGATGGGTAAGGAAATTGTCCGTGAAGAGTCCAATGATCCTGGAGAACGAGAATTCCTTGTGGATTCAAAAGAGATTTGCTATGTGCTTAGTAACACCATT GGTACGAAGAAGATTTTAGGTATATCACTCGATACCAATGAGATTGATGAGTTGAATGTACACGAGAAAGCCTTTGAAAGTTTGCATAATCTCGTTTTTCTAAACATTTACACGAAgaaaagaatgatggaggaagaagagagattgCATTTACCAGAAGGCTTCAACAATTTTTCCCCCAAACTCAGATTATTGTGCTGGGACAGATACCCAATAAGTTACATGCCTTCCAACTTCCGCCCAGAAAACCTCGTTAAGCTCCAAATGCAGAGGAGCAAACTTGAGAAGTTGTGGAAAGGAGTTTGT GAACTTAAAGGACTCAAGATTATGGACTTGGGGGGATCCAGAAATCTTATGGAAATTCCAAATCTTTCTAAGGCCACTAATCTTCAGATACTTCGTCTCAACAACTGCTCGAGTTTGGTGGAGCTTCCCTCCACTATCCAGTATCTCAATAATCTGGAGGAGTTGAACATGCAGTTTTGCGAAAACCTAGAGATTCTTCCAAAAGGTGTCAATCTTGAATCTCTAGATCACCTTGATCTTAGTGGATGCTCACGGTTGAAGAGTTTCCCTGCTATCTCAACCAACATCTCATTTTTGAATATAAGCCAAACAGCGATCGAAGGAATTCCCACAAATTTGCATTTTGATAATCTCGTTAATCTTTTCATGTATGACATGATGAGTGTTCAACTATGGAAAGGAATGCAG CCGCTTACACCCCTCATGACCATGCTGCCTCCCACTTTGGAAATACTGTATCTCTCGGATATCCCAAGTTTGTTGGAGCTTCCTTCCTCAATTCAGAATCTCTATAAACTGGAGGTGTTGCACATTATTGAGTGCACAAATCTGGAGACTCTTCCTGCCGAAATAAACCTTGAATTTCTCAAGATCCTCCATCTTACTGGATGCTCACGGTTGAAGAGCTTTCCAAATATCTCAACCAATGTCTTGGCTCTCTTTCTAGAACAAACTGCTATTGAAGAAGTTCCTGGGTGGATCGAGAACTTTGATCACCTCACCTACCTACACATGAGTGAATGCAACGAGTTAAAATATGTTTccttaaacatttataaattggAACATCTAGAGGTGGTTGACTTTTCATACTGCGGGTCGTTGACTGCAGCTAGCTGGATTGAAAGTCCATGTCTGCTGGCAATGGAAACAAAGAATATCCACTCGAAGTTTCAGGTCTCCAACGAGACTTCTGCTCTTCTTCCAGATAATTATGTCCCAAAAATCCAGCTCAAGCTGAGCAAATGCAACGAattggatgaagaagctatccttcGGCAACAACCATGGTTCTTCAAGTCCTTGATGTTTTTAGGTGATAAAGTGCCTCCATTTTTCACGCACCGTAATACTGGAACCACTCTCAGCGTCCCTCTACTTTACACCTCTCTTTCCCAACAGTTCTTCAAATTCAAGGCTTGCGCAGTGGTTGCATCAACAACTTCCACATATATTCCATTCGAAATCCAGGTACATTGTTGGTTCATAGACAGACTTGGGAACTACATCTATTCGGATAACTGGCCATTGACCATCACGACAGCTAAGTTTAATACTCATCTGGTTATTTTTGAGTGTTACTTCCATCGATTCCCTCTAAATGAAGACAATGCTCCACTAACGCAACTTAGTTACGATTACGTGGAGTTAGAGTTTTTCACGGAGTACTATGAATTCCAAATTATAGGATGTGGTATACGACTCCCTGAGGACGGTCCATATTTAAAAAGTGATAGGTATGGAGCCAGAGCGCTAAGAGGAAGAAGAGCCCCGAGTAGAAGATGGAATCCCGTGGGAAAAATTTACAGTAGGCTGAATATGAATCGAAGACGAAGGAAGCAAATGAGCGTC CCGCGTACACCCGTCAGGATCATGCTGTCAACTTTTTTGACGTCTCTGGAACTCTCGCATATACCAATTTTGGTGGAGACTATTTCTTCATTCCAGATTcctaataatttgaagaagttGAGGATTATATATTGCATGGATCCGGAGACTCTTCCGGAAGGCATCAACTTAAAATCTCTCGACTTATACTATCTAACTAGATGCTCACGGCTTCAAACCTTTCCTGATGTCTCAACCAACATCTCAAAGCTCTATCTAAGTCATACAGGGATCGAAGAGGTTCCTTGGTGGATCAAATACCTGTCTCACCTAGTCTCCATGGAGATGTGGAAATGCAACCAGCTAAAATACATATCACCAAGAATTTTCCAACTTGATAATATTGACGTGGTTTCCTTCTCAGACTGTGAGCAGTTGGCAGAATTTGAAGGGACAAAAGAAGCAAAAGGCATCAACAATCCTCTCACCATGTTGATCATGTTCACCAACTGCTTCAGACTGAATCAAGTCGACGCATTCGCTCAACAATCAGCTTCCATGCATCTCATATTACCAGGTGTCAAAGTGTCTCCATGTGTTACTAACCTCTCTACTGGTAGCTTCCTTACCGTCTCTCGACATCATTCGCCTCTCTCTCAACAATCACCTTTGGACTTCAAGGCTTGTATCTTGCTTTCTGAAGTAACCGCTAGCCATCATCAGCTTTGCTTTATAGACATCCATGTACATTATCGTTTCATAGATAGCCACGGGAACTACTTTGAGCCGGCTGAACCAAGCTGTTTCTCCTTGGATCAGAAAATTAATCACCTGATTATGTTTGACTGTCACTTCCCTCTAAACCAAGAGTGGGATCAAGTTGAGATAGAGTTTCGTCATAATAGTAACCGACTCAGACTAAAAGAATGCTGTATGCCACTCTCGGATGACCCTACTCCATTTCTGGTAACTTGGAAAGAAATCGATGAAAGCAaatttgatgatgatgaaggcTATGCCACTGCACTTAGTAAAGAAGAGTGGGGAGGCGACAGTGATGATATAGGCTATGAGACGgcagatgatgaagaagattgCGGACACAATACTGATAATGAAGACTATGATACTGCACTTAGTGAAGACGAGTTTGGAGACAACCAAAGATCCTATTGA
- the LOC125600589 gene encoding disease resistance protein RPS6-like, whose protein sequence is MSSSSSSCDLVYDVFPSFRGEDVRKSFLSHFLKELDRKLISAFKDKKIETSESLDPVLKQAIKKSRIAIVIFSQNYVSSSWCLNELLEIVKCQQELSQIVIPVFYDVDPCHVRHQTKEFGEVFKKTCLRRTDDEIKLWKKALTDVANLVGYHSQNWENEATMIEVIANDVLGKLNLTQSKDFEDFVGIEEHMEKMSSLLCLESKEVKMIGIWGPSGIGKSIIARALEARLSRHFHGKVFIDMRFISKSKEYYRKGNSDDINMKLHLQENFLSKILDKEGVKVDTLNAVREKLKRQKVLIFFDDLDDQVVLDALAGGDEWFGPGSRIIAITKDMQILRAHGITCVYKVETPSKEIALQMLCRSAFRQDSPPDGFMEVASEVAMRVGCLPLGLNIIGSSLRERDKTHWVNMLPALRKGLHGKIEEALSFSYKALERKEYQALFRHVACLFNGDEVSYIKLMLADSELNVDMGLEVLVDKSLIRVVPSWNNTNIVEMHCLVQEMGKEIVRGQSDKPGEREFLMDSKDVCNILKDRTVSFSLSISA, encoded by the exons atgtcttcttcttcatcgtcttGTGATTTGGTATACGACGTCTTCCCGAGCTTCAGAGGAGAAGATGTCCGTAAGTCATTCCTCAGCCATTTTCTCAAGGAGTTGGATCGAAAACTCATCAGTGCTTTCAAAGACAAGAAGATCGAGACAAGTGAATCACTTGATCCCGTCCTTAAGCAAGCCATTAAAAAATCAAGGATTGCGATCGTCATCTTCTCCCAAAACTACGTTTCTTCTAGCTGGTGCCTTAACGAGTTGTTGGAGATAGTGAAATGCCAGCAAGAGTTAAGTCAAATAGTTATACCGGTTTTTTATGATGTGGATCCTTGTCATGTCAGACATCAGACTAAAGAGTTTGGAGAGGTCTTTAAGAAGACTTGCCTGAGAAGAACAGATGACGAGATAAAACTATGGAAGAAAGCTTTGACCGATGTGGCAAATCTTGTCGGATATCATTCTCAAAACTG GGAAAACGAAGCAACAATGATTGAAGTAATAGCCAATGATGTTTTGGGTAAATTGAATTTAACTCAGTCTAAGGATTTTGAGGACTTTGTTGGGATTGAAGAGCATATGGAAAAGATGAGTTCACTCTTGTGCTTGGAATCCAAGGAAGTGAAGATGATTGGGATATGGGGTCCTTCCGGAATTGGCAAGAGTATTATTGCAAGAGCACTAGAAGCTCGACTCTCTCGTCACTTCCATGGTAAAGTTTTCATCGACATGCGTTTCATATCCAAGAGTAAGGAATATTATCGCAAAGGTAACTCAGATGATATTAACATGAAGCTGCACTTGCAAGAAAACTTCCTTTCCAAGATATTAGATAAGGAAGGGGTAAAAGTAGATACCTTAAATGCCGTGAGAGAGAAGCTAAAGCGCCAAAAAGTACTTATTTTTTTCGATGATTTGGATGATCAAGTTGTGTTAGATGCGTTGGCGGGTGGAGATGAATGGTTTGGTCCTGGGAGTAGGATAATTGCAATTACAAAAGATATGCAGATACTAAGGGCCCATGGGATTACATGTGTTTACAAGGTTGAAACCCCATCTAAAGAAATAGCTCTTCAGATGTTATGTCGATCTGCTTTCAGACAAGATTCTCCGCCTGATGGGTTCATGGAGGTTGCGTCTGAAGTTGCAATGCGTGTAGGTTGTCTTCCGTTGGGACTTAACATTATAGGTTCGTCCTTACGGGAAAGGGACAAAACGCATTGGGTAAATATGTTGCCAGCTCTTCGGAAAGGTCTACACGGGAAAATTGAGGAAGCACTAAGCTTCAGCTACAAAGCAttagaaagaaaagaatatCAAGCATTGTTTCGTCACGTCGCGTGTCTTTTTAACGGTGATGAAGTCAGTTACATCAAGTTGATGCTTGCAGATAGTGAGTTGAATGTTGACATGGGTCTTGAAGTTTTAGTTGATAAGTCCCTCATACGTGTGGTACCATCTTGGAATAATACGAACATCGTGGAGATGCACTGTTTAGTACAAGAAATGGGTAAAGAAATTGTTCGTGGACAATCTGACAAGCCTGGAGAACGAGAATTTCTAATGGATTCAAAGGATGTTTGCAATATTCTTAAAGATCGCACCGTAAGTTTTTCTCTTTCAATCTCTGCCTAG